Proteins co-encoded in one Methanoculleus sp. SDB genomic window:
- a CDS encoding DNA polymerase subunit beta gives MKPIRLRDFIEDPGGCLYAVSAYDNTDRVGCVLRYVPDETGDRTAPDGTRFRKYDFEDAYAYVAAHKPEYEGLIQRIPHADIRRVYKPEEEIGRIADREERVKRLLDVFGVPPGHAGCTGSLLCGLEDTGSDIDMVVYGDWWFVAQENLRRAVGDGRVQALSEEMWRKVYAKRVPEISYDSFVLHEKRKWNRGEIGGTYFDLLYTRAYDNLRALPAAKGTVLGRATIDATVTDASLSFDNPAVYTVNHDRVSRVLSFTHTYSGQALAGETIEARGVLERHDDEIWLIVGTTREAKGEYIISLSLMEGP, from the coding sequence ATGAAACCGATACGGCTACGCGATTTTATCGAGGATCCCGGGGGCTGCCTCTATGCGGTCTCGGCATATGACAACACCGATCGCGTCGGCTGCGTGCTGCGGTACGTTCCCGACGAAACCGGGGACCGGACCGCACCGGACGGAACCCGGTTTCGCAAATACGATTTTGAGGACGCCTATGCCTATGTCGCCGCCCACAAACCCGAGTACGAGGGCCTGATCCAGCGCATACCGCACGCCGATATCAGGCGGGTATACAAGCCCGAGGAAGAGATCGGGAGGATTGCTGACCGTGAAGAGCGGGTAAAACGGCTGCTCGACGTCTTCGGTGTCCCGCCCGGCCATGCGGGATGCACCGGCTCGCTCCTCTGCGGCCTCGAAGATACCGGGTCGGATATCGACATGGTGGTGTACGGCGACTGGTGGTTCGTTGCACAGGAGAACCTGCGCCGGGCGGTCGGCGACGGCAGGGTACAGGCTCTCTCCGAAGAGATGTGGAGGAAGGTCTATGCCAAACGGGTGCCGGAGATTTCGTACGATTCTTTCGTTCTCCACGAGAAACGGAAATGGAACCGGGGTGAAATCGGGGGCACGTATTTTGATCTGCTCTATACGCGGGCCTATGACAACCTGAGGGCACTTCCTGCCGCGAAGGGCACCGTGCTCGGGCGGGCGACGATCGATGCGACGGTGACCGACGCGTCACTGTCGTTTGACAACCCAGCCGTGTACACGGTCAATCACGACCGTGTCTCCCGCGTGCTTTCGTTTACCCATACCTACAGCGGGCAGGCGCTCGCGGGAGAGACGATCGAGGCCCGCGGGGTTCTCGAGAGGCATGACGACGAGATCTGGCTGATCGTCGGCACAACCCGGGAAGCGAAGGGCGAGTATATCATCTCCCTCTCTCTTATGGAAGGGCCCTGA
- a CDS encoding translation factor Sua5, protein MDIVERAVQVLQRDGIIVYPTETVYGLGADALSEEAVLRVYEVKRRVLSQPMSVAVSDVDMLWAIAHIDDDSEAFVRRFLPGAVTVVLPATSCIPAMLTGGTGLIGVRMPDHEIALSIIAELDAPITATSANITGKRAPVRPEEVTVVYDLMVDGGVLPGTPSTVVDLVHRKIIRPGALVDDVARFLSAMDS, encoded by the coding sequence ATGGATATCGTGGAACGGGCGGTGCAGGTGCTGCAGCGGGACGGCATCATCGTCTACCCGACGGAAACGGTCTACGGCCTCGGGGCCGATGCGTTGTCCGAGGAAGCGGTTCTCCGCGTCTATGAGGTGAAGCGGCGCGTCCTCTCGCAGCCCATGTCGGTTGCCGTTTCCGACGTTGACATGCTCTGGGCGATCGCCCATATCGACGACGATTCAGAGGCGTTCGTCCGCCGGTTCCTTCCGGGCGCCGTGACCGTCGTTCTTCCCGCGACGTCCTGCATCCCTGCGATGCTGACCGGCGGCACGGGGCTGATCGGCGTGCGGATGCCCGACCACGAGATAGCGCTCTCCATCATCGCCGAGCTCGATGCCCCGATCACGGCGACAAGCGCGAATATCACGGGCAAGCGGGCACCCGTCCGGCCGGAGGAGGTGACGGTGGTCTACGATCTCATGGTGGACGGAGGTGTCCTTCCCGGCACCCCGAGCACCGTCGTGGACCTGGTGCACCGGAAGATTATCAGACCGGGAGCGCTGGTCGACGACGTCGCACGATTTTTATCGGCAATGGATTCGTAA
- a CDS encoding ATPase, whose product MSTPLHTLPVDEALAHLKTRPAGLTPEEAAERLKTAGFNELETKIRKNYLRVYVRQYVQFFALLLEIAAVLSFVAHSYAPGEGYDLLGYAILGAVVINASFAFWQEYKADKTLEALTRLIPKLVQVRRDASTVKIPARTVVPGDILVLEEGDRIPADGILIETNSLYLNNATLTGESRPVNRREGPATIDDGLTELKNVVFAGTTVVSGNGVAAVYATGKTTEFGKIAIQAKEVKKPPTPMQQEIIRITRILTAAALLVGAVFFVLGFVSGRGFFISAIFALSLIVANVPEGMLPTITLSLSLASQHMARRNALIKNLDSVQTLGSATVICSDKTGTITRNEMTLKELYLAGGEVVSVSGEGYFQNGDFQAANPGASYQKRLHFFLRAGLLNCRAAIDGQSAIGDPTELALVAAARKGGVDTGGYAKVKEFPFTSERKMMSTVADHPEGRRLFSKGAVEVLLPLCVSYVAEGEKLLPMDQAERDRITARAEAFERAAYRVLAVAYRDGDCESDLVLLGLVAIMDLPRAEVSDAIARCYQAGIRVMVLTGDNPLTAEAVARHIGLRVDTVITGDRLRRCSDDDLRELLREKDVLFARMRSDQKLRIATILQENGEVVAMTGDGVNDAPALKKADIGISMGGKGTEVAKEASDMILLDDNFASIVAAIEEGRTVYFNIKKFVTYILSSNVPEIVPYILQFFLRIPLPLSVIQILTIDLGSDMLPGLALGNERPEQDVMLRPPVGKNERILDREVFKRGYFFLGMIEAAAAMAAFLGFLLLSGWQYGDLSITGTDLHRQAMTMTLLGAVVCQLANVWTLRSWEFSAFSRGLFSNRLLIGAICIEIIWIWALLSLAPVQAVFNTASVPPVFLLLLLPFPVLLFAAHEIYKYRLRRNAAA is encoded by the coding sequence ATGAGTACGCCCCTTCACACACTCCCGGTCGACGAGGCGCTCGCCCACCTCAAAACCCGCCCTGCAGGCCTCACACCCGAGGAGGCAGCAGAGCGGCTGAAGACCGCTGGATTCAACGAACTGGAAACGAAAATACGCAAGAATTACCTCCGGGTATATGTCCGCCAGTACGTGCAGTTTTTTGCCCTGCTCCTCGAGATTGCCGCCGTACTGTCGTTCGTTGCCCATTCCTACGCGCCGGGTGAGGGGTACGACCTGCTCGGGTATGCGATTCTCGGGGCCGTCGTCATCAATGCGTCGTTTGCGTTCTGGCAGGAGTACAAAGCGGACAAGACCCTTGAGGCGCTGACCCGGCTCATCCCGAAGCTGGTGCAGGTGCGGCGTGATGCATCCACGGTAAAGATTCCTGCCCGAACCGTTGTCCCCGGGGACATTCTCGTGCTGGAGGAGGGGGACCGGATACCTGCCGACGGCATCCTGATCGAAACCAATTCCCTGTATCTGAACAATGCCACCCTGACAGGCGAGTCGAGGCCGGTGAATCGCCGGGAGGGGCCTGCCACCATAGACGACGGCTTGACGGAATTAAAGAACGTCGTCTTTGCCGGGACCACCGTCGTTTCCGGAAACGGCGTTGCCGCCGTCTACGCGACAGGGAAGACGACGGAGTTCGGGAAGATTGCAATCCAGGCAAAGGAGGTCAAAAAACCCCCGACGCCGATGCAGCAGGAGATTATCCGGATCACCCGCATCCTGACCGCGGCAGCGCTGCTCGTCGGTGCGGTCTTTTTCGTGCTGGGGTTCGTTTCCGGCCGGGGTTTTTTCATCTCCGCGATCTTTGCCCTCTCCCTGATTGTCGCCAACGTGCCGGAGGGGATGCTCCCCACCATCACCCTCTCGCTCTCGCTTGCCAGCCAGCACATGGCCCGGAGAAACGCCCTTATTAAAAACCTCGATTCGGTCCAGACCCTCGGGAGTGCGACCGTTATCTGCTCCGACAAGACCGGCACCATTACCCGGAACGAAATGACCCTCAAGGAGCTCTATCTTGCGGGAGGCGAAGTGGTCTCCGTCTCCGGGGAGGGCTATTTTCAAAACGGAGACTTTCAGGCTGCGAACCCCGGGGCATCATATCAAAAACGGCTTCACTTCTTCCTCCGCGCCGGCCTCCTCAACTGCCGTGCGGCAATCGACGGGCAGAGTGCGATCGGGGACCCGACCGAACTCGCTCTCGTCGCCGCCGCCCGGAAAGGCGGTGTCGATACCGGGGGATACGCGAAGGTGAAGGAGTTTCCGTTTACGAGCGAACGGAAGATGATGTCGACCGTCGCCGATCATCCCGAGGGCCGGCGGCTCTTCTCGAAGGGGGCGGTCGAGGTGCTGCTTCCGCTCTGCGTGTCGTATGTTGCGGAGGGGGAGAAACTCCTCCCCATGGATCAGGCGGAACGTGACCGGATCACCGCCCGGGCTGAGGCATTCGAACGGGCGGCGTACCGCGTACTCGCGGTTGCCTACCGCGACGGCGACTGCGAATCCGATCTCGTCCTTCTCGGCCTCGTCGCCATCATGGACCTTCCCCGTGCGGAGGTTTCCGATGCAATCGCGCGCTGTTACCAGGCGGGAATCCGTGTCATGGTGCTCACCGGCGACAACCCCCTGACCGCGGAAGCGGTCGCCCGGCATATCGGGCTCCGTGTGGATACGGTAATCACCGGTGACCGGCTGCGAAGGTGCAGCGACGACGATCTCCGCGAGCTCCTCAGGGAAAAGGACGTGCTCTTCGCCCGGATGCGCTCGGACCAGAAGCTCCGGATCGCGACTATCCTTCAGGAGAACGGCGAGGTGGTCGCGATGACTGGCGACGGCGTGAACGACGCACCGGCGCTCAAGAAGGCGGATATCGGAATATCAATGGGCGGCAAGGGGACGGAGGTGGCGAAAGAGGCGTCCGACATGATCCTCCTCGACGACAACTTTGCCTCCATCGTGGCGGCCATCGAGGAAGGCAGGACGGTCTATTTCAACATTAAAAAATTCGTAACATACATCCTTTCTTCAAACGTCCCCGAAATCGTCCCCTATATCCTGCAGTTCTTCCTGCGGATACCCCTGCCCCTGTCGGTTATCCAGATCCTCACCATCGATCTGGGATCGGACATGCTCCCCGGCCTTGCGCTCGGCAACGAGAGGCCCGAACAGGACGTGATGCTACGCCCCCCGGTCGGGAAAAACGAACGTATCCTCGACCGGGAGGTCTTCAAGCGGGGGTACTTCTTCCTTGGCATGATCGAAGCCGCAGCCGCAATGGCGGCGTTTCTCGGTTTTCTCCTGCTCTCGGGATGGCAGTACGGCGATCTCTCGATCACCGGCACCGACCTGCACCGGCAGGCGATGACCATGACGCTTCTCGGGGCGGTCGTCTGCCAGCTTGCCAATGTATGGACGCTGCGGTCGTGGGAGTTTTCAGCCTTTTCCCGCGGCCTGTTTTCAAACCGGCTGCTTATCGGTGCGATATGCATTGAAATTATCTGGATTTGGGCGCTCCTCTCTCTTGCTCCGGTACAGGCTGTCTTCAATACCGCTTCGGTTCCGCCCGTGTTCCTGCTTCTTCTGCTTCCGTTTCCGGTACTGCTCTTCGCCGCCCATGAGATCTACAAGTACCGGCTCCGCAGGAACGCTGCAGCCTGA
- a CDS encoding mechanosensitive ion channel protein MscS, with translation MANGIDTQIIDVPLSVFDTVNTGTVIYILSIIVVAWLLVKITGFALKKISARFWTYRSTVTTLIPLLQIVIYAAAIYYIVTAVIEPTLNQLIAFFGLFGAALGLGLKDIFGDIAGGIVITFEKPYQIGDKVTIGEHYGEVVDIGIRSTRIVTPDDSLVSVPNYFVFSQPSSSANAGKPEMMVVIDVYTNAASDSVRAMKILKDAVITSKYVYISKDRPYTVLVEDFPYYRRIRAKAYVNDLRSEFEFRSEVTRRVWVEYAREGITAPEPVLLRDEAKH, from the coding sequence ATGGCGAACGGAATCGACACGCAGATTATCGATGTTCCCCTCTCGGTCTTTGATACGGTCAATACCGGCACGGTCATTTATATCCTCTCGATCATCGTCGTCGCGTGGCTGCTTGTAAAAATCACGGGTTTTGCGCTCAAGAAGATCTCGGCACGATTCTGGACGTACCGCTCCACGGTGACGACCCTGATCCCGCTCCTGCAGATCGTCATCTACGCGGCAGCGATCTATTACATCGTCACGGCGGTGATCGAACCGACGCTCAACCAGCTGATTGCGTTCTTCGGTCTGTTCGGCGCCGCCCTCGGTCTCGGTCTCAAGGACATCTTCGGCGATATCGCGGGCGGAATCGTGATCACGTTCGAAAAACCCTACCAGATCGGGGACAAGGTCACCATCGGCGAGCACTACGGGGAAGTCGTGGACATCGGCATCCGCTCCACCCGCATCGTGACGCCCGACGACTCGCTCGTCTCGGTGCCGAATTACTTTGTCTTTTCCCAGCCGTCATCCAGCGCCAATGCCGGAAAGCCGGAGATGATGGTCGTCATCGATGTCTACACGAACGCGGCGAGCGATTCGGTCCGGGCGATGAAGATCTTAAAGGACGCGGTCATTACGTCAAAATACGTCTATATCTCGAAAGATCGCCCCTACACCGTACTTGTCGAGGACTTCCCCTACTACCGGCGCATCCGTGCGAAGGCATACGTCAACGATCTCCGGTCTGAATTTGAGTTCAGGTCCGAAGTGACCCGCCGCGTGTGGGTGGAGTATGCCCGGGAAGGCATCACGGCACCGGAACCCGTTCTGCTCCGTGATGAAGCCAAACACTAA
- a CDS encoding 30S ribosomal protein S15, giving the protein MARMHARRRGKSGSVRPVRTEAPEWSNTDTKDIEKIIVDLQKAGKSTSEIGLVLRDKYGVPSVKLATGKRIGEIIDEKGLAPAIPDDLRNLIVKALGIRKHLAENKSDLHNKRQLQLTESKVRRLVRYYVRSGRMPKGWVYKPDTAEFLLSR; this is encoded by the coding sequence TTGGCACGAATGCATGCTCGGCGCAGGGGAAAATCCGGATCCGTCCGGCCAGTCCGCACCGAAGCACCTGAATGGTCCAACACGGACACGAAAGATATCGAGAAGATCATTGTGGATCTCCAGAAAGCCGGGAAGTCAACCAGTGAAATCGGTCTGGTGCTTCGCGACAAATACGGCGTTCCCAGTGTAAAACTCGCAACCGGAAAGCGCATCGGAGAAATCATCGATGAAAAAGGGCTTGCGCCCGCCATCCCTGATGACCTGCGCAACCTGATTGTGAAGGCACTCGGGATACGGAAGCATCTCGCAGAGAACAAATCCGATCTCCACAACAAACGCCAGCTCCAGCTGACGGAATCGAAAGTCCGCCGTCTTGTACGTTATTACGTCAGGTCGGGGAGGATGCCGAAGGGCTGGGTGTACAAACCGGATACTGCAGAGTTCCTGTTGTCCAGATAA
- a CDS encoding serine--tRNA ligase: MLLRFSLNADLVTSGDIPDEAVAAIGQAVDEANRSTFQRGVPAEAEPTDIGRITAWNAAGSVLHLEIESGPYTRAHDALFRFRKQLAPVLGRHRIGIRSIDIIAFSVRLTGTVDPAAIPRLPMIKETAADEKGVTLTLDVGPTDLENRVPDRLVRLIEEKAEAHAYGGKTEHWELIYESPKQPVRFTDDPTAEMLKRGWIKHGASRGQWIFGPQPVRLFRAFETIVVEEIIRPLGFSEMIFPKLVPWEVWKRSGHAKGVYPEIYYVCTPKTRDPAYWEDVADYFKVTGEVPIEMIRDRLDGPVGGMCYAQCPPFWPFVQGETLANDCLPARVFDRSGTSHRYESGGIHGIERVDEFHRIEVLWLGTAEQTVEVADRLHEAYTRVFDELLELEWRCARVTPWFMAQEGLVGVSENESIGTRDYEAILPYSNGWLEFQNVSVNGNKYPKGFNVKIQSGAECWSGCSGIGLERWTAAFLAQKGFDVSQWPERVAQLMGEPEEVFRFL; the protein is encoded by the coding sequence ATGTTGTTACGCTTCTCACTAAACGCAGATCTGGTTACGAGCGGTGATATCCCCGACGAGGCGGTTGCAGCGATCGGACAGGCTGTGGATGAGGCAAACAGGAGCACGTTTCAGCGCGGGGTGCCCGCAGAAGCGGAACCAACCGATATCGGACGGATCACGGCGTGGAATGCCGCGGGGAGCGTCCTGCATCTCGAGATTGAGAGCGGGCCGTATACCCGGGCACATGACGCCCTGTTCCGTTTCAGGAAACAGCTGGCACCCGTACTCGGCAGGCACCGGATCGGCATCCGGAGCATTGATATAATCGCGTTTTCCGTCCGCCTGACCGGCACGGTCGACCCGGCGGCAATCCCGCGCCTCCCCATGATTAAGGAGACGGCTGCGGATGAGAAAGGGGTGACCCTCACGCTGGACGTCGGCCCGACGGATCTCGAAAACCGGGTGCCCGACCGGCTCGTGCGTCTTATCGAAGAGAAAGCGGAGGCGCATGCCTACGGCGGTAAGACGGAGCACTGGGAACTGATCTACGAAAGCCCGAAACAGCCCGTGCGGTTCACGGACGATCCGACTGCGGAGATGCTGAAGCGGGGCTGGATCAAGCACGGCGCCTCGCGGGGACAGTGGATCTTCGGCCCGCAGCCCGTCCGCCTGTTCCGGGCGTTTGAGACGATCGTCGTCGAGGAGATCATCCGCCCGCTCGGGTTTTCCGAGATGATCTTCCCGAAGCTCGTCCCGTGGGAGGTCTGGAAACGCTCGGGCCACGCAAAGGGCGTGTACCCCGAGATCTACTACGTCTGCACCCCGAAGACCCGCGATCCTGCCTACTGGGAGGATGTGGCGGATTACTTCAAGGTGACCGGCGAAGTCCCGATCGAGATGATCCGCGACCGGCTCGACGGACCGGTTGGCGGGATGTGCTATGCGCAGTGCCCGCCGTTCTGGCCGTTCGTGCAGGGAGAAACGCTCGCAAACGACTGCCTTCCCGCCCGGGTCTTTGACCGGAGCGGCACATCGCACCGTTACGAGAGCGGCGGCATCCACGGGATCGAGCGGGTGGACGAATTCCACCGGATCGAAGTCCTCTGGCTCGGCACCGCCGAGCAGACGGTCGAGGTGGCGGACCGGCTGCACGAGGCTTATACCCGTGTCTTTGACGAGCTGCTTGAGCTCGAATGGCGGTGTGCACGGGTCACGCCGTGGTTTATGGCACAGGAAGGTCTTGTCGGGGTTTCCGAAAACGAGAGTATCGGCACCCGCGATTACGAGGCGATCCTGCCCTACAGCAACGGGTGGCTCGAGTTCCAGAACGTCAGCGTAAACGGCAATAAATACCCGAAAGGCTTCAACGTCAAGATCCAGAGTGGTGCAGAGTGCTGGTCGGGCTGTTCAGGCATCGGGCTTGAACGGTGGACGGCCGCATTCCTCGCCCAGAAAGGATTTGATGTGTCGCAGTGGCCCGAACGGGTGGCACAACTGATGGGAGAACCCGAAGAAGTCTTCAGGTTCCTCTAA
- a CDS encoding 30S ribosomal protein S3Ae (the function for this protein is unknown), which produces MARRKQIGRRVEGWKAKSWFKVYAPDSFEKVYIGDTISGNPENVIGRIMQTTLGEMTHDYSKQQIKMRFRVDNVAGDAAYTQFVGHAVTRDYLRALVKRRTSRIDSIVLVTTKEGKKLRLTVTCLTLSRANISQVHAIRKMITEQLILTASKMDFDSFVKEVVSGDASRELFKNVKLIYPVRRVDIIKSRLEEAAVLTPLSS; this is translated from the coding sequence GTGGCAAGACGAAAACAGATTGGACGAAGAGTGGAAGGATGGAAGGCGAAGAGCTGGTTCAAGGTCTATGCGCCCGACTCCTTTGAAAAAGTATACATCGGGGATACAATCTCCGGAAATCCCGAGAACGTGATCGGCCGCATCATGCAGACGACGCTCGGTGAGATGACACACGACTACTCGAAACAGCAGATCAAGATGCGGTTTCGGGTCGACAACGTCGCAGGCGACGCCGCGTATACCCAGTTCGTGGGCCACGCGGTCACACGCGACTACCTCCGGGCGCTCGTGAAGAGGCGGACGTCCCGTATCGACAGCATCGTGCTCGTGACGACGAAGGAAGGAAAGAAACTCCGTCTCACGGTCACCTGCCTGACACTCTCCCGGGCGAACATCAGCCAGGTGCACGCGATCAGGAAGATGATCACCGAGCAGCTGATTCTGACGGCGTCGAAGATGGACTTCGATTCCTTCGTCAAGGAGGTCGTCTCCGGCGATGCATCCCGCGAGCTTTTCAAGAACGTGAAGCTGATCTACCCCGTCCGAAGGGTGGATATCATCAAGTCGCGGCTCGAAGAGGCCGCTGTCTTAACCCCCCTGTCCTCGTGA
- a CDS encoding acyltransferase yields MERGVSDWLMQCSLPDNTELQEHTLKTDRCIVIGDRCKIDYGLQGDDVVICEFCSINGNILADGDVRIDNFCEIRGDVVSRQDAYLGEGVTIQGRLVVSGDLDIGDNVIIEKGFEAKGWISIRNPMPVIAYIVLYLVALLGIEKEEELDNFMKEFFGDDDDEGDDRQAAGAPLMIPTSSVLTMEKFSVPGTMTIGTKCRLHGNIRADSIHVMEEATIFGSLKAKERVTIADLSTVHGDVTGGGPVQISAGVHVLGDVRCGSLVLHENARVDGTIRAPEGVRIERAA; encoded by the coding sequence ATGGAGCGTGGCGTTTCCGACTGGCTGATGCAGTGTTCACTGCCCGACAACACCGAACTGCAGGAACACACCCTGAAGACGGATAGATGCATCGTCATCGGGGACCGGTGCAAGATCGATTACGGGCTGCAGGGCGATGATGTCGTCATCTGCGAATTCTGCAGCATTAACGGGAACATCCTCGCCGACGGGGACGTGCGCATCGACAATTTTTGCGAGATCCGGGGAGATGTCGTTTCCCGGCAGGATGCATACCTCGGAGAAGGAGTGACGATCCAGGGAAGGCTCGTCGTCTCCGGGGATCTTGATATCGGCGACAACGTGATTATCGAGAAGGGATTCGAGGCGAAAGGATGGATCTCGATACGGAACCCGATGCCGGTAATCGCGTATATCGTGCTCTATCTCGTGGCACTCCTCGGCATTGAAAAGGAGGAGGAGCTGGATAATTTCATGAAAGAATTTTTCGGGGATGACGATGACGAGGGTGATGACCGACAGGCCGCAGGGGCACCGCTGATGATTCCGACGTCATCGGTTCTTACGATGGAGAAATTCTCCGTCCCCGGTACAATGACGATCGGGACGAAATGCCGGCTCCACGGGAATATCAGGGCTGATTCGATCCATGTGATGGAAGAAGCGACGATCTTCGGGAGCCTCAAGGCGAAGGAGCGTGTCACAATCGCCGATCTCTCGACCGTCCACGGTGATGTGACGGGCGGCGGTCCGGTGCAGATCAGCGCCGGGGTGCATGTTCTCGGCGATGTCCGGTGCGGAAGCCTGGTACTGCACGAGAATGCCCGGGTGGACGGGACAATCAGGGCACCCGAAGGTGTCCGTATCGAGAGGGCTGCATGA